A single genomic interval of Geoalkalibacter sp. harbors:
- a CDS encoding OmpH family outer membrane protein, with amino-acid sequence MKRLMLLVLACVLVSAAPAFAQTVKIGYVDLQKALNLSSAGKSAKDQIAAKVKEYEGQVAKRQDELKKMKDELEKQAVLLSDEARGRKEREYQQKLKDFQRFTKDIQDELQQKDADFTRRILEELLQVIKEFGDREAYTIILEKSESSLLYAADHTDLTDRIIEAYNARGRK; translated from the coding sequence CTCATGTTACTCGTTCTGGCTTGCGTCCTGGTTTCGGCGGCGCCTGCTTTTGCGCAAACCGTGAAAATCGGCTATGTCGATCTGCAAAAGGCCCTTAATCTCTCTTCCGCCGGCAAGAGCGCCAAGGATCAAATTGCCGCGAAGGTCAAGGAATACGAAGGTCAGGTCGCAAAGCGCCAGGACGAACTGAAGAAAATGAAGGATGAACTGGAAAAGCAGGCTGTGCTGCTCTCCGATGAGGCGCGCGGCCGCAAGGAGCGCGAATATCAGCAGAAACTCAAGGATTTCCAGCGCTTCACCAAGGATATTCAGGATGAATTGCAGCAGAAGGACGCCGATTTCACCCGACGCATTCTTGAGGAATTGCTGCAGGTCATCAAGGAGTTCGGCGATCGCGAAGCCTACACCATCATTCTTGAAAAATCGGAGAGCTCCTTGTTGTATGCAGCGGATCACACGGATCTGACCGATCGCATCATCGAAGCCTACAACGCGCGCGGCAGAAAATAA
- the fabZ gene encoding 3-hydroxyacyl-ACP dehydratase FabZ — protein sequence MVLDIHDIMKLLPHRYPFLLVDRIDLLEPGARVVGTKNVTINEPFFQGHFPGHPIMPGVLIIEAMAQVGGVFAMVSDKIGPDKVTYFVGIDNARFRKPVRPGDILRMELDLGNCKRGLYCFKGRAFVGETLVAEADLKATFADRDTN from the coding sequence ATGGTTCTTGATATTCATGACATCATGAAACTGTTGCCGCACCGCTATCCCTTCCTGCTCGTCGATCGCATCGATCTGCTTGAGCCGGGTGCGCGGGTGGTCGGAACGAAAAACGTCACGATCAATGAGCCGTTTTTTCAGGGTCATTTTCCCGGTCACCCCATCATGCCCGGGGTGCTCATCATTGAGGCCATGGCCCAGGTGGGCGGGGTATTCGCCATGGTCAGCGACAAGATCGGACCGGATAAAGTCACCTACTTCGTCGGGATCGACAACGCCCGATTCCGCAAGCCGGTGCGACCCGGAGATATCCTGCGCATGGAACTCGACCTGGGGAATTGCAAACGAGGCCTTTACTGTTTCAAGGGCCGTGCCTTCGTCGGCGAAACTCTGGTGGCCGAAGCCGATCTCAAGGCAACTTTTGCCGATCGCGACACGAATTAA
- the lpxA gene encoding acyl-ACP--UDP-N-acetylglucosamine O-acyltransferase, protein MIHSTAIIHPAAQLGHDVHVGPYAVIGEHVVIGDRTTIGPHAVIEGRTTIGCDNRIFQFASVGAIPQDLKYRGEETTLRIGDRNTIREFVTLHLGTESGGGQTVIGNGNLFMAYCHVAHDCHVGNQVIMANGSTLAGHVEVGDHAILGGLSAIHQFARVGAHVMISGGAMVNQDIPPYTIAQGDRARTVGLNLVGLKRRGFPPETIAAIKLAYRLVFRAGLRLEEALTRITAEVGSVPEVLAFVEFIRNSQRGIAR, encoded by the coding sequence ATGATCCACTCCACGGCCATCATTCATCCCGCGGCACAACTCGGACACGATGTGCATGTCGGGCCTTACGCGGTCATCGGCGAGCATGTCGTCATTGGTGATCGCACCACCATCGGGCCTCACGCGGTCATCGAAGGACGTACCACCATCGGCTGCGACAACCGGATTTTTCAATTCGCCTCGGTGGGAGCCATTCCCCAGGATCTCAAGTACCGCGGGGAAGAAACCACCCTGCGCATCGGGGATCGCAATACCATCCGCGAGTTCGTCACCCTGCATCTTGGCACCGAGAGCGGGGGCGGGCAAACGGTCATCGGCAACGGCAACCTGTTCATGGCCTACTGTCATGTCGCCCATGATTGTCACGTCGGCAACCAGGTCATCATGGCCAATGGGTCGACCCTGGCCGGGCATGTCGAGGTTGGGGATCATGCTATTCTCGGCGGCTTGTCCGCCATTCACCAGTTTGCCCGGGTCGGTGCCCACGTGATGATCAGCGGCGGCGCCATGGTGAATCAGGACATCCCGCCCTATACCATCGCCCAAGGCGATCGCGCCCGCACGGTGGGGCTGAATCTGGTGGGCCTCAAGCGCCGCGGTTTTCCCCCGGAAACCATCGCGGCCATCAAGCTTGCCTACCGCCTGGTGTTTCGTGCGGGGTTGCGGCTCGAAGAAGCGCTGACACGGATCACCGCGGAGGTCGGATCTGTTCCTGAAGTGCTCGCGTTTGTCGAATTCATTCGCAACAGTCAGCGCGGTATCGCCCGCTGA
- the lpxD gene encoding UDP-3-O-(3-hydroxymyristoyl)glucosamine N-acyltransferase encodes MVQLKELAELVGARLIGDETLSISRVAPIDSAAPGEITFLANPRYAAKLAGCKASAIIVPPGVESAGHSLLVCANPYLAFARILARLQPPVDVPREIMAGAQVHPSARLGEGVCVHPGCYVGREVRIGRDTILHPGVVLYDGVKVGDACVLHANVVVREDCRLGDRVIVQPNAVIGSDGFGYAPDGRRYVKIPQVGIVEIDDDVEIGAATCIDRAAMSVTRIGRGTKIDNLVQIAHNVIVGEDTIIVSQVGIAGSTRIGDHCTFGGQTGIAGHAKIGNDVTIAARGGVTGDIADGQVLSGAPAMPHKDWLKASMTFPKLPEIRRDVQQLKKKLAELENLLKEK; translated from the coding sequence ATGGTCCAACTCAAGGAACTTGCGGAACTCGTCGGCGCTCGGCTGATCGGCGACGAGACTCTCTCGATTTCGCGCGTTGCGCCCATCGATTCGGCCGCTCCCGGCGAAATCACTTTTCTCGCCAACCCGCGCTATGCCGCCAAGCTCGCAGGCTGCAAAGCCTCGGCCATCATTGTTCCCCCGGGCGTGGAATCCGCGGGGCATAGCCTGCTGGTCTGCGCCAATCCCTATCTGGCCTTCGCGCGCATCCTCGCCCGGCTGCAACCGCCGGTCGATGTGCCACGCGAAATCATGGCCGGTGCCCAGGTGCATCCCTCGGCGCGTCTCGGCGAGGGAGTCTGCGTTCATCCCGGTTGCTATGTAGGGCGGGAGGTCCGCATCGGCCGCGATACGATCCTTCATCCGGGCGTGGTGCTCTATGACGGCGTCAAGGTCGGTGACGCGTGCGTTCTTCATGCCAATGTCGTGGTCCGCGAAGACTGTCGCCTTGGCGATCGGGTGATCGTGCAGCCCAACGCGGTGATTGGTTCGGATGGTTTCGGCTATGCCCCGGACGGGCGGCGTTACGTGAAGATCCCGCAGGTCGGCATCGTGGAGATCGACGACGATGTGGAAATCGGCGCCGCCACGTGCATCGACCGCGCCGCCATGAGCGTGACGCGCATCGGGCGCGGCACCAAGATCGACAACCTGGTGCAGATCGCTCACAACGTGATTGTCGGCGAGGATACCATCATCGTGTCGCAGGTGGGGATTGCCGGCAGTACCCGCATCGGCGATCATTGCACCTTCGGCGGGCAGACGGGCATAGCCGGCCATGCCAAGATCGGCAATGACGTGACCATCGCCGCGCGCGGCGGGGTCACCGGCGACATCGCCGACGGCCAGGTTCTCTCCGGCGCGCCGGCCATGCCGCATAAGGATTGGCTCAAGGCGTCCATGACCTTTCCCAAGCTTCCCGAAATCCGCCGTGACGTTCAGCAACTCAAGAAAAAGCTGGCCGAACTCGAAAATCTGCTCAAGGAGAAGTGA